One genomic region from Sulfuriflexus mobilis encodes:
- a CDS encoding NADH-quinone oxidoreductase subunit J, producing MSIEQLTFYVFATILVFAAIMVITVRNPVHASLFLVVAFFNSAVLWLLLEAEFLAITLVLVYVGAVMVLFLFVIMMLDINIARLREGFAKYLPVAAVVAVIMAVEMVFVVGPGNFGLEQFAEPARHAADYSNTKQLGSVLYTVYLYPFEIAAAILLVAIVAAIALTLRRRPGTRHQQIDKQVAVRAADRLRIVKMDTEKPVE from the coding sequence TTATGGTGATCACGGTGCGTAACCCGGTGCATGCCTCGTTGTTTCTAGTGGTGGCGTTCTTTAACAGCGCAGTGTTGTGGTTGTTACTGGAAGCAGAGTTCCTTGCCATTACCCTGGTGCTGGTCTACGTCGGCGCGGTCATGGTCCTGTTCTTGTTCGTGATCATGATGCTGGATATTAACATCGCCCGCCTGCGTGAAGGGTTTGCCAAATACCTGCCGGTTGCCGCGGTGGTAGCGGTGATCATGGCCGTTGAAATGGTCTTTGTTGTCGGCCCGGGGAATTTCGGTCTCGAACAGTTTGCCGAGCCGGCCCGGCATGCGGCAGATTACAGCAATACCAAGCAACTGGGCAGTGTGCTCTACACGGTTTACCTGTATCCGTTTGAGATCGCCGCTGCCATCCTGCTGGTGGCGATTGTTGCCGCGATTGCGCTGACCCTGCGTCGCCGTCCGGGTACACGCCATCAGCAAATTGATAAACAAGTAGCCGTTCGTGCTGCCGATCGTCTTCGCATTGTGAAGATGGATACCGAGAAGCCGGTGGAGTAG
- the nuoK gene encoding NADH-quinone oxidoreductase subunit NuoK: MIPLSNYLIVGAILFCLSVAGIFINRKNIIILLMAIELMLLAVNMNFIAFSHYLGDIAGQVFVFFILTVAAAEAAIGLAILVVLFRNRRTINVDDVSEMKG, encoded by the coding sequence ATGATACCTCTTTCAAATTATTTAATTGTTGGTGCGATCCTGTTCTGCCTGTCGGTGGCGGGTATTTTCATTAATCGCAAGAACATCATCATTCTACTCATGGCCATCGAACTGATGTTGCTCGCCGTGAATATGAACTTTATTGCCTTCTCGCATTATCTTGGTGATATCGCCGGGCAGGTATTTGTGTTCTTTATCCTGACGGTGGCGGCCGCCGAGGCTGCGATTGGCCTGGCTATCCTGGTGGTGCTGTTCCGTAATCGACGCACGATTAACGTCGATGACGTAAGTGAAATGAAGGGCTGA